The stretch of DNA CCGGCAGTGGTCACGGGCGTTTAAGCCGGGCTAGGCGCCGGCGGGATGCTTGGCCGGCTCCGCAACGGCATGGACCGCCGCAGCCGCTTCACTCACGGCCTCCGCCGCCCCCACGTCGCGGGCGGTGACCTCTCCCCCGGCATCATGCGACGTGTAGCGGAGGAACACCCTGTTGTACCGCCAGTCCAGGTCCGGGTGGTGGTTTTGTTCCTCGGCGAGGCGCCCGACGGCGGCAACCAGCTTGAGTGCAGCAGCCGACGTGGGCATCTTGTACACCGTTACGAGGGCGCCCTCGTGGTAGCGCCAGTGCGGCAGGACGGCCAGGGCGTCCTCGAGCCGTTCGGGGGTAAGCACGTCTGTGGCGGCCATGGCTGCTCCTCTTCCGTCGGGCGCTGGCTTGGGCTGCCGCCGGTAACCCGGAAGGCCTACAGGAACTCTGCCCGGCCTTCCATGGCCGACGACGCCAGTGCATGTTCGCGGCGCGGTATCCGGCCGGCCGCTTTCGCCAGCCTACCGGCGATGACTGCGTGTTTGAAGGCCTCCCCCATCAGGGCAGGATTCTGTGCCCGGGTGACCGCCGTGGCGAGCAGGACGGCATCGCAGCCCAGCTCCATGGCCAGGGCGGCGTCCG from Pseudarthrobacter siccitolerans encodes:
- a CDS encoding 4a-hydroxytetrahydrobiopterin dehydratase; its protein translation is MAATDVLTPERLEDALAVLPHWRYHEGALVTVYKMPTSAAALKLVAAVGRLAEEQNHHPDLDWRYNRVFLRYTSHDAGGEVTARDVGAAEAVSEAAAAVHAVAEPAKHPAGA